The Methylocella silvestris BL2 DNA segment GACCGCTTTCCCAAGCTGACAATCGTCATTGGCCATCTTGGCGAGGGCCTTATTCCCATGATGTGGCGCTTTCAGAACCGCTTCGACTACGCTTCATTCGGCAGGAGGCTGCAAAAGCCGGTCGCGCAATATCTCAAGGATAATTTCTACATCACCACCAGCGGCAATTTTCATACGCCGACCTTGTTGAACGTCATCGCCGAAATAGGCGCGGATCGCGTGATGTTTGCGATCGACTATCCCTATGAGCGGACGGAGCAGGCGGTTGAATGGTTCGACCATTGCGCCATCAGCGAAGAAGATCGCCAGAAAATTGGACGGTTGAATGCGCAGCGGCTATTCAAACTAAGTCCAGCCCACGAGCAAGAAGGTCAGCTTCACTGGAGGTCCGCGTGACAGAGAAGCCCGACCGCGGCCGCAATCTGTCGCGGCGCGCTGTCGTCGCTTCCGGGGCCGGCCTTCTCGGCGCCAATCTTCTGCCCGGCGCCGCCATGGCTGACGCGTCGACGGGCGAGGCGGCTGGCTCCTCTCCCATCGCGCCGGATTCGCCCCCGGGCGGCTATAATATCCTGTTCATATTGGTCGATCAGGAGCATTTCTTCGAGGATTGGCCGATGCCCGTCCCCGGCCGCGAGTGGATCAAGACGAACGGGGTCACCTTCGTCAATCATCAGGCGGCGTCCTGCGTCTGCTCGCCGGCGAGGTCGACGATCTATACCGGGCTGCACATTCAGCACACGGGCATTTTCGACAACGCAAATTCCCTGTGGCAGGCCGACATGTCGATGGCGGTGAAGACCATCGGCCACCGCATGACCGAACTTGGATATTACGCTGCTTATCAGGGCAAATGGCATCTCAGCGTCAACCTCGATCAGGCCAAGCACGCAATCGATGCGCCCTTCAGCAAATACAGGCAGATCATCGAGAGCTACGGTTTTAAGGATTTCTTTGGCGTCGGAGATATCAACGACACGACGCTCGGCGGCTATAATTTCGACGACACCACCTCGGCTTTCGTCACGCGCTGGCTGCGCACCAAGGGCGAAGAGCTGAGGGAGGCGGGCAAGCCCTGGTATCTTGCGGTCAATTTCGTCAATCCGCATGACGTCATGTATGTCAATTCGGATCTCCCCGGCGAAACCGTTCAGGGCAAGGACACGGCCATGGCGATCGCCCGGCCGCCCGCCAGCGCAATCTATCAGGCCGAGTGGGATACGCCCTTGCCAGCCACGAGAAGCCAGGCGTTTGATGCGCCGGGGCGCCCGAGCGCGCAGAAAATCTATCAGGACGTCCAGGACGTTCTGGTCGGCGCATGGCCGGACGAAGACCGCCGCTGGAGGCTGCTGCGAAACTATTATTACAACTGCATCCGCGACTGCGACCAGCAAGTAGTCCGCGTGCTGGATTCGCTCAAAGCCAATGGCATGGACAAGAACACAATCATCGTGTTCACCGCGGATCATGGCGAACTCGGCGGCAATCATCAAATGCGCGGCAAGGGCAATTCCGCCTACAGGCAACAGAACCATTTGCCATTGATGATCGTCCACCCCGCTTATCCGGGCGGACGAATCTGCAAGGCGGTGACGTCGCAGATCGATTTGACGCCGACGCTGATGGCTTTGACCGGCGCCGGCGCGCCGAGCCTAAAGGCAGCCGGGGCGGATCTGGTCGGCCGCGATTTCTCGAGGTTGTTGGCTGCTCCGGAGAAGGCGAGTTTTGACTCCCTGCGGCCGGGTTCATTGTACAATTACAACATGCTGTCGTTTCAGGATGCGAAATGGGCCAAGAGGATGGACGAGTTTTTGAAGCACTCGGACATGCCGCTCGCACAGAAAATCGCGATTCTGCTGAAAGAGGAGCCGGATTTCCACAATCGCTGCGCGATCCGCAGCGTCTTCGACGGGCGCTACCGCTTCAGCCGCTATTTCTCGCCATTGGCGTTCAACACGCCGGCGAGTTTTGAGGAGCTTTTGGCCCAGAACGACCTCGAACTCTACGATCTTCAGGAGGACGAAGACGAGGTTACTAATCTGGCGGCGAAGCCGAAGGCCAATGCGGAGTTGATCATGGCGATGAATGAAAAGCTCAACGCCCGAATCGCGCAAGAAGTGGGCGCGGACGACGGCGCCTTCTTGCCCTTGCGGGACAGCAAGTGGCGCTTTCCGAGCGCCAGCGAGCGGTAGCGCGGTCACACCGGCCTTAGGCCGGCGCGGTCAAGGGTGTAGCGGACTTGCTAAAGCGGGTCAGGCGCAGCGAAGGGCGGTCCGCGCGCCGCGCGGACCGCTTCGATTGCAGAGCCCGATATGGGCTATAGGCTACATGATCGCCTGTCCCGACCCATAGTAATCGTCAACCCGCTTTCCGTAGCCGGTCGACCAGTCGGGCGACTCATTCGCCGAAAAGGCCGGGCCTTCCTTCAGACGCTCTGGGGCGACATTGATGACGTAGCCGCCCATTTGTTCGTCGTAATGAAGAACATTCCAGGGAAGGGGATGATACTCTTCGCCGATGCCAAGGAAACCGCCAAAGGACATGACGGCGTAGGCCACCCTTCCGGATTGTTTGTCGATCATGACGTCATGGATCGAGCCCAGAGAGTCGCCGGCTGAATTATAGACATGGGTGCCGTTGACTTTGCTGGCTGCGATCAGACTGGCCGTTTCCGAGTCGGCGAGATCGGTCCGCGGCGTGTCAAACTGTCCCATAATGCCTCCATCTTGTTGGTTGTTAGATGGAACGCGAACGGGCGCGCGACGAAATCGTTCGCGCCGCGCTCTAGCGTGTTCGGAAGTTTTTTTGGCGGGTGAACCACGCCACTGGGCTGCTGGTCTTTGCGGCTTTCAGCGCATGGGAATTTACAGTCTGCGCTTGCGCTGACAATGCTCCAGGCGGGCAGCTTAACGCCCGGCCTTCTCGATCTCTGGTAGCAGAGTCTTGGCGACATCCTCGTCGGAAAGCGGGCCGACAAACCGATAGGCCACGGTTCCGTCGCCCTTGATCACGAAGGTTTCCGGAACGCCATAGACGCCGAGGTCGATCGCCGCGCGGCCTTTCTCGTCGGCGCCGATGGTCGCGTAAGGATTGCCGAGCTTGCCGAGAAACGTCCGGACATTGTCCGGCGCGTCCTTATAGGCGAGGCCGACGAGGCGCACGCCCTGATCCTTCAGCGCCGCATTGTCGGCGATGCGCGTAAGCACCGGATGCTCCTCGCGGCAGGGGACGCACCAGGAGGCGAACACATTGAGGACGGTGACATGTCCCTGCCGCAGATCGGCGTCGGTAAAGCCGTCGGCGCGGGGCAGGCCCTCGACTCCGGGCAGAGCGAAGGCCGGAACCTGGCGGCCGACCAGGGCCGAGGGCAGGCGCGAGGCGTCGCCCGCAAACAGCCGCAGCAGAAACAGCCCGGCGAGCGCGGCAAACAAAAGCAGCGGCAGGAACACCAGCCATGAACGCCGTTTTCTGGGCGCGACCGCGGGATGATCGGTCGAAGTCATCGCGCCGGACGCTCAGGATCGTCCGCGCTCGCGCGCTGCGGAAAGCGCGCCAGAGCCCGCCTCAAGCTGGAATAATCAAGCAGGATGGACAGGATCATCGCGCCGATGACGACAAAGCCGAGGGCGTAGGCCGCGACGACGTAGAGGAAATGCGGGTCCTGCGTCATTGCGCCGTCCCGAGCGAGGCGGGCGCGGAAAATTCGCCGCGATCGGCGTCCGCCGTCTGGATGGACAGCCGCCGCAGGCGCCGGCGCAAGATTTCATTGCGGATCGCCATGACATGCAGGGTCACGAACAGCAGGGTAAAGGCCAGCGCCATCACGAGCAGCGGCCAGAGCATCGAGCCCGCGATCGCCGGGCCGCCGATGCGGAAGACCGAAGCTGGCTGATGCAGCGTGTTCCACCAATCCACCGAGAATTTGATGATCGGAATATTGACAGCGCCGACAAGCGTGAAAATCGCCGCCGCCCGCGCCGCCTTGCCGGGGTCCTCGATCGTGCGCCAGAGCGCGACAAGAGCCAGATAAATCAGAAAAAGCACCAGCACGGAGGTCAGCCGGGCGTCCCAGACCCACCAGGCGCCCCACATCGGCTTGCCCCACAGCGAGCCGGTGACGAGGCAGAGAAAAGTGAAGCCCGCGCCGAGCGGCGCGGCGGCCTTTTGCGCGGCGTCGGCGAGCGGATGGCGCCAGACGAGACTGCCAAGCGCCGCCGACGTCATCGTCACATAGATGAACATCGACAGCCACGCGGCGGGCACGTGCAGATACATAATGCGGACGGTCTCGCCCTGCTGATAATCCGGCGGCGCGACAAACCATGCGAGGTAAAGACCGACGGCCAAGAGCGCGCCGGTCAGCGTCGCGAGGATCGGCGTCGCCACGCGGGCCGCCGCCAGGAAATTCGTCGGATTGGCGTAGTTCCGCATGTTTTTCCATCGCGCTGCCGCGATCCGGGCCCTTGTTTTGCCGGACGATCGCGAGAAACTCTCTATTCCGCCCTCTCTTGAAACGCAATTGCCGACCGTTGGCGCGGCTTTGCCTGCGCCTCTCGCCTCGATCGTCGCAGGCGTCCAAAGCGCTCGCCTTGAGCCAAGCTTTGGATTGGCTGCGGCTCATTTAATATCCAGATCTTTATAAGGAGCGGAAGTTCATGGAAGATCGCGGCGGATCCATCACGCTAGAGTCCTCTCCGTCGCATCGCTTTGCGACAACGAGGATTTGAGGCGGCTCGACGGAGGCGTCAGGAATGAGGGCTCCTGCGCGTCAACGTTGACCGCCTCAAATTCTCAACTTTGCCCGCCATCGAGCAGGCCGGCTAGTTTCAGCCTCCTCAAAGCATCGACGCCAAGAGCCAAGGGAAGCGGGCCGACAGCGATCAACGAATTGCAATGACCGTCTAGCGGCGCCCGCCGAAGCCGCCGGCCCCGCCGCGTCCCGCCCCGCCGCCGAATCCGCCAGCGCTCCGACCGTCGTCGAAGCCGCCTTCGGCGTGGCGTTCGCCGCCCGCGGCGCCGGCGCCAGAGGCCGCCCCGCCAGCAGCGGCGGCTCCGCTCCAAGTTCCGCCGGCCGCCGCGGCGCCAGAACTCCACCCTTCGCCGCCCGGACCGGAATAATAGCCGCCGCCCGTTGCGGCCGCGCCGCCGCCATAGGCCGCGCCGCCTGAGCCGCCATAAGAGGCGCCTGCGCCCCCGGCGGCGGTCCCGCCGAGGATGGCGTCCGCGCCGATAATGCTCGCGGCTGTCTCCTCGCCAGCCTGCCAGGCGTCGCGACTCCATCCGCTGCCATGCCAGGCGCCGCCGGCGGCCGCTCCGGCGCCATGCCAAGCGCCGCCTTCGGCGCCGCCCGCGTGATATTCGCCGCCTTTGGCGTCAGCGGCGCCGCCGTTGAAGCCGCCGCGGTCAGCGCCGCCGACGCCGCCTTCGCCGCCAACTCCGCCCGCGCCGCCCCTGCCGCCGCCGCGAAAGCCGCCCTCGAAGGCTCCCGCGGACGTCGCCGCGCCGAGCAAAAGCGCGAGGGTCAATATGGCTGCGCCGGCGACGAGACTGCGATTCATGGCTGGAACCCTCAAGACAGAGCAAATTGGAGCAAGGTGCTCTGGATTGATGCGCTCGAGGCCTGAAAGCTCTGCAAAATCAATGCATAAAATTGCAAATGAGTGGATGATTGCTTCGCGGCGCCGGCGCGGCTCTATTCGCTCATCTGGCGCAACGCCGCCGCGGCGGCGATCGGCGCCCCGACCAGCGCGAGGAGACTGATCGCGGCGAGAATCAAGAATGGCGGCGCGGCCGGCGCGGGAGAGACCGCCGCTCCAGCCGCCGCGGCGGCGACGCCGAAAATGAGCGCCGGCGTGCAGAAGGGCAAAATCAGCACGGGCAGAAGAAGGCCGCCGCGGCGCAGGCTGACCGTCAGCGCCGCGCCGATCGCGCCGATCAGCGTCAGCGCCGGGGTGCCGATCATCAGCGAGAGGGTGACGCTCCACAGCTGACCCGCCGGCATCGCCAGCATCAAGCCGAAGAAAGGCGCCGCGGCGACCAGCGGCAGGCCGGTGACGAGCCAATGGGCGAGGCATTTGACGAGGACGATCAGTTCGAGCGGCGCCTTGCTCATCAAGAGAAGATCGAGCGAGCCGTCGTCGTGATCGGATTGGAACAGCCTGTCGAGGCCGAGCAGGGTGGCGAGCAGGGCGGCGATCCACAGCATGGCCGGCGCGATGCGGCCGAGCAAAGCGAGATCGGGGCCGACCGCGAAGGGCGTCAGCACGACGAGCATCAGGAAGAAGACGACGCCAAGACTTCCGCCGCCGCCGATGCGCCGGCTGATTCGCAATTCGCGCATAAAAAGCGCGCGCAGCGGCGAGCGCCGCGCGGCTTCACCGTCGGCCGCGGGGTTGGCCGCGCCGGCGCTCAAGCGGCTGCCCCAAGCTGCAGTTCGCGCGCCGGCAGATCGAGGCGCGCATGGGTCGAGGCGACGACAAGTCCGCCGGCCGCCAGATGCGCGCCGATGACCGACAGGATCAGCGCTTGCGAGGCTGTATCGAGCGCCGTCGTCGGCTCGTCGAGAAGCCAGATCGGCCGGCGCGCGACAAGCAGCTTGGCGAGGGCGGCGCGGCGTTTTTGACCGGCCGAAAGATAGGCCGCCGGAAGATCGGCGACATGGCGGAGGCCAAAGGAGTCCAGCGCCGCATAGGGCTCAAGGCCGCCGCGCCCGAGGTCGAGCAGGGCGGCGAAAAATTCAAGATTCTCGGCGGCGGTGAGCGAATTTTTCAGGGCGTCGGCGTGGCCGAT contains these protein-coding regions:
- the ccmA gene encoding heme ABC exporter ATP-binding protein CcmA is translated as MRLSASRLTIERGGRTILRNLDFAVDSGEMLIVTGRNGAGKSTLLRALAGLLPLASGALALSPSSEDSIAEQTHYIGHADALKNSLTAAENLEFFAALLDLGRGGLEPYAALDSFGLRHVADLPAAYLSAGQKRRAALAKLLVARRPIWLLDEPTTALDTASQALILSVIGAHLAAGGLVVASTHARLDLPARELQLGAAA
- the ccmD gene encoding heme exporter protein CcmD translates to MTQDPHFLYVVAAYALGFVVIGAMILSILLDYSSLRRALARFPQRASADDPERPAR
- a CDS encoding heme ABC transporter permease, whose protein sequence is MRNYANPTNFLAAARVATPILATLTGALLAVGLYLAWFVAPPDYQQGETVRIMYLHVPAAWLSMFIYVTMTSAALGSLVWRHPLADAAQKAAAPLGAGFTFLCLVTGSLWGKPMWGAWWVWDARLTSVLVLFLIYLALVALWRTIEDPGKAARAAAIFTLVGAVNIPIIKFSVDWWNTLHQPASVFRIGGPAIAGSMLWPLLVMALAFTLLFVTLHVMAIRNEILRRRLRRLSIQTADADRGEFSAPASLGTAQ
- a CDS encoding PRC-barrel domain-containing protein, giving the protein MGQFDTPRTDLADSETASLIAASKVNGTHVYNSAGDSLGSIHDVMIDKQSGRVAYAVMSFGGFLGIGEEYHPLPWNVLHYDEQMGGYVINVAPERLKEGPAFSANESPDWSTGYGKRVDDYYGSGQAIM
- a CDS encoding DsbE family thiol:disulfide interchange protein, with product MTSTDHPAVAPRKRRSWLVFLPLLLFAALAGLFLLRLFAGDASRLPSALVGRQVPAFALPGVEGLPRADGFTDADLRQGHVTVLNVFASWCVPCREEHPVLTRIADNAALKDQGVRLVGLAYKDAPDNVRTFLGKLGNPYATIGADEKGRAAIDLGVYGVPETFVIKGDGTVAYRFVGPLSDEDVAKTLLPEIEKAGR
- the ccmB gene encoding heme exporter protein CcmB, with protein sequence MSAGAANPAADGEAARRSPLRALFMRELRISRRIGGGGSLGVVFFLMLVVLTPFAVGPDLALLGRIAPAMLWIAALLATLLGLDRLFQSDHDDGSLDLLLMSKAPLELIVLVKCLAHWLVTGLPLVAAAPFFGLMLAMPAGQLWSVTLSLMIGTPALTLIGAIGAALTVSLRRGGLLLPVLILPFCTPALIFGVAAAAAGAAVSPAPAAPPFLILAAISLLALVGAPIAAAAALRQMSE
- a CDS encoding sulfatase-like hydrolase/transferase encodes the protein MTEKPDRGRNLSRRAVVASGAGLLGANLLPGAAMADASTGEAAGSSPIAPDSPPGGYNILFILVDQEHFFEDWPMPVPGREWIKTNGVTFVNHQAASCVCSPARSTIYTGLHIQHTGIFDNANSLWQADMSMAVKTIGHRMTELGYYAAYQGKWHLSVNLDQAKHAIDAPFSKYRQIIESYGFKDFFGVGDINDTTLGGYNFDDTTSAFVTRWLRTKGEELREAGKPWYLAVNFVNPHDVMYVNSDLPGETVQGKDTAMAIARPPASAIYQAEWDTPLPATRSQAFDAPGRPSAQKIYQDVQDVLVGAWPDEDRRWRLLRNYYYNCIRDCDQQVVRVLDSLKANGMDKNTIIVFTADHGELGGNHQMRGKGNSAYRQQNHLPLMIVHPAYPGGRICKAVTSQIDLTPTLMALTGAGAPSLKAAGADLVGRDFSRLLAAPEKASFDSLRPGSLYNYNMLSFQDAKWAKRMDEFLKHSDMPLAQKIAILLKEEPDFHNRCAIRSVFDGRYRFSRYFSPLAFNTPASFEELLAQNDLELYDLQEDEDEVTNLAAKPKANAELIMAMNEKLNARIAQEVGADDGAFLPLRDSKWRFPSASER